A single window of Deltaproteobacteria bacterium DNA harbors:
- the purM gene encoding phosphoribosylformylglycinamidine cyclo-ligase: MTSSERSGITSYDQAGVDTEREEAGLARLVGRITKTWPTTGVGKVELPVGYFANVIDIGGTGLAVTADGVGTKLVVAQMLGRYDTLGIDCVAMNVNDLLCVGATPLSMVDYIAVDEPDPALLDDLAKGLCEGAERANISIPGGEIAQLRDILKGYGTKPAFDLAGMAVGLVPLDRIVIGRDLREGDVLIGLESNGIHSNGVTLARKVLLETCGYGVNERLPGLTSTLGEELLRPTHIYVREIVELLGRVRDVRALIHITSDGLFNLTRVHADVGYVIEQVPPEPPIFSLIRERGDVSYAEMFRVYNMGVGFCVVVPPGEVDSVFSIMRAHHRKAFRMGYVVADAQRRVSIVPHKLTGSGHEKRFAEET, translated from the coding sequence ATGACCTCGAGTGAGCGATCGGGCATCACCTCCTATGACCAGGCGGGGGTGGACACCGAGCGGGAGGAGGCTGGTCTTGCCCGCCTCGTTGGTCGCATCACCAAGACGTGGCCAACAACCGGGGTGGGCAAGGTCGAGCTCCCGGTTGGCTACTTCGCCAATGTCATCGACATCGGCGGCACCGGGCTTGCCGTCACCGCCGACGGCGTTGGCACGAAACTCGTCGTCGCCCAGATGCTCGGACGGTATGACACCCTCGGCATCGACTGTGTGGCAATGAACGTCAATGACCTGCTGTGCGTTGGAGCCACACCGCTTTCGATGGTCGACTACATCGCGGTCGACGAGCCCGACCCCGCGCTTCTCGACGACCTAGCGAAGGGCCTTTGCGAAGGTGCGGAACGCGCCAATATCTCGATCCCTGGAGGTGAGATCGCGCAGCTCCGCGATATCCTCAAGGGCTATGGCACCAAGCCGGCGTTCGACCTCGCCGGGATGGCCGTCGGCCTCGTCCCGCTCGACCGGATCGTCATCGGTCGCGATCTGCGGGAGGGAGACGTCCTGATCGGCCTCGAGAGCAACGGCATCCACAGCAACGGTGTCACTCTGGCCCGGAAGGTGCTCCTCGAGACGTGCGGGTACGGGGTCAACGAGCGACTCCCTGGTCTCACCTCGACGCTCGGGGAAGAGCTGCTGCGTCCGACGCACATCTACGTGCGAGAGATCGTCGAGCTGCTCGGACGGGTCAGAGATGTGAGGGCACTCATTCACATTACGAGCGATGGCCTCTTCAACCTGACACGGGTCCATGCGGATGTCGGCTATGTCATCGAGCAAGTACCACCCGAACCTCCCATCTTCTCCCTGATCCGAGAGCGGGGCGACGTCAGCTACGCGGAGATGTTCCGCGTCTACAACATGGGCGTTGGCTTTTGTGTCGTCGTTCCTCCCGGTGAAGTGGACAGCGTCTTCTCGATCATGCGTGCGCACCACAGGAAGGCGTTCCGGATGGGCTACGTTGTCGCCGACGCTCAACGCCGCGTGTCGATCGTTCCTCACAAGCTCACCGGCAGCGGCCATGAGAAGCGTTTCGCCGAAGAGACTTGA
- a CDS encoding DUF1330 domain-containing protein, whose protein sequence is MAIHPTTKQIESLMAGPADQPVVMVNLLRFKPQADAPDEGISGEEAYRRYAGPMRTFVESRGGRFLWIGRVDSQVIGSGGEGFHMIGLVEYPSREAFLAIATDPHVQEIGIHRAAGLESQWLIAATTVK, encoded by the coding sequence ATGGCGATCCATCCGACCACGAAGCAGATCGAGAGCCTGATGGCCGGCCCCGCCGACCAGCCGGTCGTGATGGTCAACCTCCTGCGCTTCAAGCCGCAGGCGGACGCACCGGACGAGGGGATTTCGGGAGAAGAGGCGTACCGGCGCTATGCCGGGCCGATGCGGACATTCGTCGAGTCGAGGGGCGGTCGCTTCCTGTGGATCGGACGCGTCGATTCGCAGGTGATCGGCAGCGGCGGCGAGGGCTTTCACATGATCGGTCTCGTCGAGTACCCGTCGCGCGAGGCGTTCCTGGCAATCGCCACCGATCCGCACGTGCAGGAGATCGGGATCCACCGCGCCGCGGGGCTCGAGAGCCAGTGGCTGATCGCGGCGACCACGGTGAAGTGA
- a CDS encoding helix-turn-helix transcriptional regulator, giving the protein MPQLAIVATPASRASAAASDGRVRRAERSGQAIVDALLELVGKGILEPTAQQVATRAGVGIRTVFRRFSDMERLFAEMSARMQAEALPLLVGGRPSGDLAERARALVGRRVAFFERIAPYKRAANLKRWRSPFLRARHAELVRVLHADLVRRLPELRQAPEAFVDALDLATSFEAWDRLRTEQRLGRERAHAAVERMVLALVAELAR; this is encoded by the coding sequence ATGCCACAACTCGCGATCGTGGCAACCCCGGCGAGCAGAGCCTCCGCGGCGGCGTCCGACGGCCGGGTCCGTCGCGCCGAGCGCAGCGGGCAGGCGATCGTCGACGCGCTGCTCGAGCTGGTGGGCAAGGGGATCCTCGAACCGACCGCGCAGCAGGTCGCGACGCGCGCGGGTGTCGGCATCCGCACCGTGTTCCGGCGCTTCTCCGACATGGAGCGCCTCTTCGCGGAGATGAGCGCGCGCATGCAGGCGGAAGCGCTGCCCCTCCTGGTCGGAGGGCGGCCGAGCGGCGATCTCGCCGAGCGGGCGCGCGCGCTCGTCGGCCGGCGCGTCGCCTTCTTCGAGCGCATCGCCCCGTACAAGCGCGCGGCCAACCTGAAGCGCTGGCGTTCGCCCTTCCTGCGCGCCCGCCACGCGGAGCTGGTGCGGGTGTTGCACGCCGATCTCGTCCGCCGGCTCCCCGAGCTCCGTCAGGCGCCCGAGGCCTTCGTCGATGCGCTCGACCTGGCGACTTCCTTCGAAGCCTGGGATCGACTGCGCACCGAGCAGCGTCTCGGCCGTGAACGCGCGCACGCAGCGGTCGAGCGCATGGTTCTCGCCCTCGTCGCCGAGCTGGCTCGATGA
- a CDS encoding glutathione S-transferase family protein produces MIDHPLRIVGVPGSPYSRKLRAVLRYRRIPHVWVLHGSPEARGLPQPRIPLLPQLIFPGADEAAIDSTPLIRRLESMYAARALIPPDPAMAFLDALLEDYADEWLTKPLFHYRWAFAPDGAHAAAILPRWSRTDHPEARYAALGKMFAERQIGRLGVVGSNETTAPIIEESYRRLLRLLDAHLTGSRFVMGGRPGASDFGLFGQLSQLVAFDPTPAAIALEIAPRVVAWVDVVEDLSGLEPSEADWRSRTDVPDTLRALLAEIGRVYVPFLIANADALERGATRLECTVDGRGWVQQPFPYQGKCLRWLRESHAALAPDDGRAVDTLLRGTGCERLFAARTGA; encoded by the coding sequence ATGATCGATCACCCGCTCCGCATCGTCGGGGTGCCCGGCTCTCCCTACAGCCGGAAGCTGCGCGCCGTTCTCCGCTACCGGCGCATCCCGCACGTCTGGGTGCTCCACGGATCGCCCGAGGCGCGCGGCTTGCCGCAGCCCCGCATCCCACTTCTTCCGCAGCTGATCTTTCCCGGGGCGGACGAGGCGGCCATCGATTCCACGCCGCTCATTCGTCGCCTGGAGTCCATGTACGCCGCCCGCGCGCTCATTCCTCCGGATCCGGCGATGGCCTTCCTGGACGCGCTCCTCGAGGACTACGCCGACGAGTGGCTGACGAAGCCGCTGTTCCACTACCGCTGGGCGTTCGCCCCCGATGGCGCGCACGCGGCCGCGATCCTCCCGCGCTGGTCGCGCACCGACCATCCCGAGGCCCGCTACGCAGCCCTGGGGAAGATGTTCGCCGAACGCCAGATCGGCCGCCTCGGCGTCGTGGGTTCGAACGAGACCACCGCCCCCATCATCGAGGAAAGCTACCGGCGGCTTCTCCGCCTGCTCGACGCCCATCTCACCGGATCGCGCTTCGTGATGGGCGGCCGGCCCGGCGCGTCGGACTTCGGCCTCTTCGGCCAGCTCTCCCAGCTCGTCGCCTTCGACCCGACGCCGGCGGCGATCGCCCTCGAGATCGCGCCCCGCGTCGTGGCCTGGGTGGACGTGGTGGAGGATCTCTCGGGCCTCGAGCCTTCCGAGGCGGACTGGAGATCGCGCACCGACGTCCCGGACACGTTGCGCGCGCTGCTCGCCGAGATCGGACGGGTCTACGTGCCCTTCCTCATCGCCAACGCGGACGCGCTCGAGCGGGGCGCCACGCGCCTCGAGTGCACGGTCGATGGCCGCGGGTGGGTTCAGCAACCGTTTCCGTATCAAGGCAAGTGCCTGCGATGGCTGCGGGAAAGCCACGCGGCGCTCGCGCCCGACGATGGGCGCGCCGTCGACACGCTGCTTCGCGGGACCGGCTGCGAGCGGCTGTTCGCCGCAAGGACGGGGGCATGA